One genomic segment of Solibacillus isronensis includes these proteins:
- a CDS encoding sensor domain-containing diguanylate cyclase: protein MFLFIFGLVTGLIIYWIYTKYYQSKFQNENISLKLVERSHDIIYYYEVKPVYRHRYTSPSVDLFLGEGTLEALYRDSNTPFEMIHPEDKTIMENKISGQINYNEGIIQRLKGTDGIYRWFEEYTTPIYENGEIVAIQGIMRNIDEKIKLEQELQYRSTHDALTDIYNRGYFEQMINYYNKEKNVALGIILCDLDQLKYVNDTYGHKKGDQYIEAAAKLLKSTFSGNVIVSRVGGDEFAVIIPNTTMNQIEMLCNLLREKTNHHPVLSNDINLQMSIGMAFSEQSAGKTESLYIEADKKMYEEKKQKRKPISMLH from the coding sequence ATGTTTTTATTTATATTCGGTTTAGTAACGGGATTAATAATTTATTGGATTTATACAAAATATTATCAATCAAAGTTTCAAAATGAAAACATTTCCTTAAAGTTAGTGGAAAGGTCGCATGATATTATTTATTACTATGAAGTAAAACCTGTCTATAGACATAGGTATACAAGTCCTTCTGTAGATTTATTTTTAGGGGAAGGTACGTTAGAGGCTCTCTATAGAGATTCGAATACCCCTTTTGAAATGATTCACCCAGAGGACAAAACAATTATGGAGAACAAGATTTCAGGTCAAATTAATTATAACGAGGGTATTATCCAGCGTTTAAAAGGTACGGATGGAATTTATAGATGGTTTGAGGAATATACAACGCCGATTTACGAGAACGGAGAAATCGTTGCAATTCAAGGTATTATGCGAAATATTGATGAAAAAATAAAGTTAGAGCAAGAATTACAATATCGAAGTACCCATGATGCATTAACGGATATTTATAATCGTGGTTATTTTGAACAAATGATTAATTATTATAATAAAGAAAAGAATGTAGCGTTGGGTATAATTTTATGCGATCTCGATCAATTAAAATATGTAAATGATACATATGGACATAAAAAAGGTGATCAATATATAGAAGCCGCAGCGAAATTACTAAAAAGCACATTTTCCGGTAACGTAATTGTTTCACGTGTAGGAGGAGATGAATTTGCTGTAATTATACCAAATACAACGATGAATCAGATTGAAATGCTTTGTAATCTGCTCCGTGAAAAAACCAATCATCATCCTGTATTAAGTAATGATATCAACCTTCAAATGTCCATTGGTATGGCTTTTAGTGAGCAATCGGCTGGTAAAACAGAAAGTCTCTACATTGAAGCAGATAAAAAGATGTATGAAGAAAAGAAACAAAAACGAAAACCGATATCTATGCTCCATTAG
- the rlmH gene encoding 23S rRNA (pseudouridine(1915)-N(3))-methyltransferase RlmH, giving the protein MNITIISVGKLKEKYLKMGIEEYVKRLGGYAKIDLVEVPDEKAPEQLSEADMEIVKRKEGDRILAKINDGTYVIALALDGKMKTSEEMAADLEALMTYGKSKVAFVIGGSLGLHADVLNRADEKLCFGKMTLPHQLMKLVLVEQIYRSFRIIKGEPYHK; this is encoded by the coding sequence GTGAATATTACTATCATCTCGGTTGGTAAGTTGAAAGAAAAGTATTTAAAAATGGGTATTGAGGAATATGTAAAGCGATTAGGCGGCTATGCGAAAATCGATTTAGTAGAAGTACCGGATGAGAAAGCACCTGAGCAGTTAAGTGAAGCTGATATGGAAATCGTCAAACGTAAAGAAGGTGACCGTATCCTTGCGAAAATCAATGACGGTACATATGTCATCGCATTGGCACTTGACGGTAAAATGAAAACGAGTGAAGAAATGGCCGCAGATTTAGAGGCGCTAATGACTTACGGGAAAAGCAAAGTCGCGTTTGTTATAGGCGGATCATTAGGATTGCATGCGGATGTACTTAATCGCGCGGATGAAAAACTGTGCTTCGGAAAAATGACGCTGCCTCACCAGTTGATGAAACTAGTGCTAGTAGAGCAGATTTACCGCAGTTTTAGAATTATTAAGGGTGAACCGTATCATAAGTAA
- a CDS encoding LytR/AlgR family response regulator transcription factor, with protein sequence MRVGLVDDRAIDLDKLKAIIEPIEEINIVFATTSAQQAYEEIKKQSIDLLIADIEMPELSGYELADIIYTHALQIMVIFVTGNSGYAVHAFELNVHDYIMKPYTKERLVSSVERLLAKQQKAELSGRIFIKQKSDIHIVQKKDIIFIERSGRATTIYTKNGPVKTYQTLNELEGELRDRLFIRAHRSFIINIQYILNFSLYAKNSYLVSFEGIEEKAVITKENLDIIQKNYF encoded by the coding sequence ATGAGAGTAGGATTAGTAGATGACCGAGCGATTGATTTAGATAAACTAAAGGCAATTATAGAGCCAATCGAAGAAATTAATATTGTATTTGCTACTACAAGTGCACAGCAAGCCTATGAGGAAATAAAAAAGCAATCGATTGATTTACTGATTGCGGATATTGAAATGCCAGAATTATCGGGTTACGAATTAGCTGATATTATTTATACACATGCCTTACAAATTATGGTTATCTTTGTAACAGGCAATAGCGGGTACGCTGTTCATGCTTTTGAATTGAACGTACATGATTACATAATGAAGCCCTATACAAAAGAAAGACTTGTATCTTCTGTTGAAAGATTGTTAGCAAAGCAACAAAAAGCCGAGTTATCGGGCCGGATTTTTATTAAGCAAAAATCTGATATTCATATCGTACAAAAAAAGGACATTATATTTATTGAACGTTCAGGTCGTGCTACAACGATCTATACAAAAAATGGTCCTGTAAAAACCTATCAAACCTTAAATGAATTAGAGGGAGAGTTAAGGGACCGTTTGTTTATAAGAGCTCACCGCTCATTTATTATCAATATTCAATACATATTAAATTTTTCGTTATACGCAAAGAATTCCTATTTAGTGTCCTTTGAAGGAATTGAAGAAAAAGCAGTTATTACAAAGGAAAACCTAGATATTATACAAAAAAACTACTTTTGA
- a CDS encoding sensor histidine kinase: MKHKLYFFIICCTHFALATVGYLSLYISIPISIILTLVAMKRITLKIDWSVIIHLCMYGVYVLNGKSVQNLHLLFGALLVVIYSSQKQKALFKTSTVQLEVNEKLVEFNRTFQEVRKERHDYLKHVSAIAYLLEKDKVNEAKIYMQGLVKRYEQTNLSLKGEQGAVAAVLYTNYEKARSHNIAINYLFETPVSNLSLPSDEIVQLIGNILENAIDASIEWQTKYNKQAFIELSLRKKSGLYLLTCSNNTIPLPKEIADQLFAKTGVTTKPNHNGLGTSIIRQIIEQHNGYLEFIAEKQTFTITCKIPNVIS, from the coding sequence ATGAAGCATAAACTATATTTTTTCATCATTTGTTGTACCCATTTTGCCCTCGCAACAGTAGGCTATCTTTCCTTATACATAAGCATTCCAATAAGCATCATTTTAACATTAGTAGCTATGAAAAGAATTACGTTAAAGATTGATTGGAGTGTAATAATTCATTTATGTATGTATGGTGTCTATGTATTAAATGGGAAGAGTGTACAAAATCTACACTTACTTTTTGGCGCATTGCTTGTGGTTATTTATAGTTCACAAAAGCAGAAAGCGCTATTTAAGACTTCAACAGTACAGTTAGAAGTAAATGAAAAGCTAGTAGAATTTAATCGTACATTTCAAGAGGTACGTAAAGAACGTCACGATTACTTAAAGCATGTATCAGCAATTGCTTATTTACTGGAAAAAGATAAGGTTAATGAAGCTAAAATCTATATGCAAGGGTTAGTAAAGCGATATGAACAGACGAACTTGTCGTTAAAGGGAGAGCAGGGGGCAGTAGCAGCCGTATTATATACGAATTACGAAAAGGCACGAAGCCACAATATTGCAATTAATTATTTGTTTGAAACACCTGTATCAAATTTATCCCTTCCATCTGATGAAATCGTTCAGCTAATAGGGAATATATTAGAAAATGCGATTGATGCAAGCATTGAATGGCAAACGAAGTATAACAAACAAGCTTTTATTGAATTAAGCCTTCGTAAAAAAAGCGGTCTATATCTATTAACTTGTTCAAACAATACAATTCCCTTGCCGAAGGAAATTGCTGACCAACTGTTTGCCAAGACTGGTGTTACAACAAAACCAAATCATAATGGTTTAGGTACTTCAATTATTCGGCAAATTATAGAGCAGCATAACGGATATTTAGAATTTATAGCAGAGAAGCAAACATTTACAATTACGTGTAAAATTCCTAATGTCATCTCATAA
- a CDS encoding ABC transporter permease: MLNIFKKELKDTFRDQRTLILTVFLPLVLMSALVFFYEKMMAPDEDIQLHVVTEKEQLEFVKGLLDGKGNLELRAVDDVEVTIKEGEAVAGLVLTGDFEQQIAAGNAPTVQILGDAYSENSYIAMSAIEMALTQYSQAIVSERLGQQNVETSIITPFTVNKVQVIEGDQSVQMMSFLIPMMLVIAVGVGISSSAADFIAGEKERRTMEALLMTPVNRISFLLGKWLTLVILATVTGILTLGIVFIEIYFFTEQLKAGLTMDGNVWLIGTVALLIIISFAALMASALLLTSIFGKTVKEAQSYGTPIIMVGILPALFITSVGLNELITAYFLVPILNVFAIFKELFVGVIDIEHVFLTLGVNIVLALVILAAGRILFAKDKWVL; encoded by the coding sequence ATGCTTAATATATTCAAAAAAGAGTTAAAGGATACATTTCGAGATCAGCGCACATTAATTTTAACTGTATTTTTACCATTAGTTTTAATGTCAGCATTAGTATTCTTCTATGAAAAAATGATGGCGCCTGACGAGGATATTCAGCTTCATGTCGTGACAGAAAAAGAGCAGTTAGAGTTTGTAAAAGGTTTACTAGATGGAAAAGGAAATTTAGAGCTTCGTGCTGTAGATGATGTTGAAGTTACTATTAAAGAAGGTGAAGCAGTAGCCGGACTTGTTCTTACTGGAGACTTTGAACAGCAAATCGCTGCTGGAAATGCGCCAACAGTTCAAATATTAGGCGATGCATATAGTGAAAATAGCTATATTGCCATGTCAGCAATCGAAATGGCATTAACACAATACAGTCAGGCAATTGTTTCTGAACGTTTAGGACAACAAAATGTAGAAACGTCGATTATAACACCTTTTACAGTTAATAAAGTACAAGTAATCGAAGGTGATCAATCTGTACAAATGATGAGCTTCCTTATTCCAATGATGCTAGTTATTGCAGTAGGTGTAGGTATTTCATCTTCAGCAGCAGATTTTATTGCAGGTGAAAAAGAACGCCGTACGATGGAAGCTTTATTAATGACACCTGTAAATCGCATTTCATTTTTATTAGGCAAATGGTTAACACTCGTTATTCTCGCTACGGTTACAGGCATTTTAACGTTAGGCATCGTATTTATTGAAATCTACTTCTTTACAGAACAGTTAAAAGCCGGCTTGACAATGGACGGAAATGTTTGGTTAATTGGCACGGTCGCTCTTTTAATTATCATTAGTTTCGCTGCATTAATGGCTTCAGCGTTATTGCTGACAAGTATTTTTGGTAAGACGGTAAAAGAAGCACAAAGCTACGGAACACCCATAATTATGGTTGGAATTTTACCGGCCTTATTCATCACAAGTGTCGGGCTAAATGAATTAATTACTGCATATTTTTTAGTTCCAATCTTAAATGTGTTTGCTATTTTTAAAGAATTATTTGTTGGAGTCATTGATATCGAGCATGTATTCCTTACACTTGGAGTTAACATAGTGTTAGCGTTAGTAATTCTAGCAGCAGGACGTATTTTATTTGCGAAAGATAAATGGGTGTTGTAA
- a CDS encoding CxxH/CxxC protein, with amino-acid sequence MKTYSCETHIDHALDMHVAETENFPMMDLLSEEEKLSTTCSYCEQSATYVVSSK; translated from the coding sequence ATGAAGACGTACAGCTGTGAAACCCATATAGATCATGCGTTAGATATGCACGTGGCAGAAACAGAAAATTTCCCGATGATGGATTTGTTATCGGAAGAGGAAAAGTTATCAACAACTTGTTCTTACTGTGAACAGTCCGCAACATATGTTGTATCAAGTAAATAA
- a CDS encoding ABC transporter ATP-binding protein, with translation MIEIKGVTKQFQNKKQYITALKQVSLEVHEGEVLGLLGENGAGKTTLLRTIATLIEPSSGSVEVAGFHTVKQSDEVKKRIGVLFGSETGLYERLTTRENLEYFGSLYGLGKHETKVRIEKLAKMFGMRDYLDRKIDGFSKGMRQKVAIARTLLHDPDIVLFDEPTTGLDITSSNTFRQLVHQLKREGKTIIFSSHIVEEVTMLCDRVAMIHKGELVYDGTLEQLYAEEGSSDLNYIFMSKLVRGGNEDA, from the coding sequence ATGATTGAAATTAAAGGAGTAACAAAACAATTTCAAAATAAGAAACAATATATAACTGCCTTAAAGCAAGTTTCCCTAGAAGTTCATGAGGGTGAGGTACTTGGGCTCCTAGGTGAAAACGGTGCTGGGAAAACAACCTTACTACGAACAATCGCTACACTAATTGAACCGTCTTCAGGTAGCGTTGAAGTAGCAGGTTTTCATACCGTAAAGCAATCTGATGAAGTGAAAAAAAGAATCGGCGTACTGTTTGGTAGTGAGACAGGACTTTATGAGCGACTGACAACACGTGAAAACTTAGAGTATTTTGGTTCACTTTATGGCTTAGGTAAGCATGAAACAAAAGTGCGTATTGAAAAATTAGCGAAAATGTTTGGCATGCGAGACTATTTAGATCGAAAAATTGATGGGTTTTCAAAAGGGATGCGTCAAAAAGTGGCCATTGCAAGAACATTATTACATGATCCAGATATTGTACTCTTTGATGAACCAACGACAGGACTGGATATTACATCATCCAATACTTTCCGTCAGCTTGTGCATCAACTGAAACGTGAAGGGAAAACCATTATTTTCTCTAGTCATATTGTAGAGGAAGTAACGATGCTATGTGATCGTGTAGCAATGATTCATAAAGGTGAGCTTGTCTATGATGGCACTCTTGAACAGCTTTATGCTGAAGAAGGCTCAAGCGATTTAAACTATATTTTCATGAGTAAATTAGTACGTGGAGGAAATGAAGATGCTTAA